The following are encoded in a window of Variovorax paradoxus genomic DNA:
- a CDS encoding TetR/AcrR family transcriptional regulator, with protein MMQIMRNEKINARNAAKEASHERIVAAAARAIRRDGYDGTGVADIMKEAGLTHGAFYAHFASREAMLAEAASRACAESAAAAADVVAAAPPEKTLERMLRGYLSQQHQDGMDTGCPLAALGSETPRQTPEVRRTTTRHIKAMVDLIARQSPGWGQPEVHEQALVTLATMVGALVLARAVDEPALSARLREAALDKLLPAGA; from the coding sequence ATGATGCAAATCATGCGAAATGAGAAAATCAATGCCCGCAACGCAGCCAAGGAAGCCTCGCACGAGCGCATTGTGGCCGCGGCCGCCCGGGCGATCCGTCGCGACGGCTACGACGGCACCGGCGTGGCCGACATCATGAAAGAGGCCGGCCTGACGCATGGCGCCTTCTATGCCCACTTTGCTTCGCGCGAGGCCATGCTGGCCGAGGCTGCGAGCCGGGCCTGCGCCGAATCAGCCGCCGCGGCCGCGGATGTCGTGGCCGCCGCGCCGCCCGAAAAAACGCTGGAGCGCATGTTGCGCGGCTACCTCTCGCAGCAGCACCAGGACGGCATGGACACCGGCTGCCCGCTGGCGGCGCTCGGTTCCGAAACGCCCCGTCAAACCCCCGAAGTGCGCCGCACCACGACCCGGCATATCAAGGCGATGGTCGACCTGATCGCCCGCCAGTCGCCCGGCTGGGGCCAGCCCGAGGTGCACGAGCAAGCGCTCGTGACCCTGGCGACCATGGTCGGCGCGCTGGTGCTGGCGCGCGCCGTCGACGAGCCGGCGCTGTCGGCGCGCCTGCGCGAAGCCGCGCTCGACAAGCTGCTGCCCGCCGGCGCCTGA
- a CDS encoding transporter substrate-binding domain-containing protein, with protein MTHPTPSSALVNAFAPTGTLRASINLGNPILANKDTTTGEPVGVSIDLAREFARRLGVGIELVVFEKAAASVDAVKNEKADIGFFAVDPARSEGLRFTAPYVLIEGSYLVAESSALTDNAQVDAKGHRISVGSGSAYDLFLTREIKQAEIVRLQGAGPALAALRAGAVEVAAGIRQLLEGEAARAPGVRVLPGRFMVIQQAMGTPASRGAEAQALLSSFVEEMKASGFVADALKRHRIEGAIVAP; from the coding sequence ATGACTCACCCGACGCCCTCTTCCGCCCTCGTGAACGCCTTCGCTCCCACCGGCACGCTGCGCGCCTCGATCAACCTCGGCAACCCGATCCTCGCCAACAAGGACACCACCACGGGCGAGCCTGTCGGCGTGTCGATCGACCTGGCCCGCGAGTTCGCGCGGCGGCTTGGCGTGGGCATCGAGCTGGTGGTGTTCGAGAAGGCCGCAGCTTCGGTGGACGCGGTGAAGAACGAGAAGGCCGACATCGGTTTCTTCGCGGTCGACCCTGCGCGCAGCGAAGGGCTGCGCTTCACGGCGCCCTATGTGCTGATCGAAGGCAGCTACCTCGTGGCTGAATCCTCTGCGCTGACCGACAACGCGCAGGTCGATGCGAAGGGCCACCGCATCTCGGTCGGCTCGGGGAGCGCTTACGACCTGTTCCTCACGCGCGAGATCAAGCAGGCCGAGATCGTGCGGCTGCAAGGTGCTGGGCCTGCTCTCGCTGCCTTGCGGGCGGGCGCGGTCGAGGTGGCGGCGGGCATCCGCCAGCTGCTCGAAGGCGAAGCGGCCCGCGCACCGGGCGTGCGTGTGCTGCCGGGGCGCTTCATGGTGATCCAGCAGGCGATGGGGACGCCGGCCAGTCGCGGGGCTGAGGCGCAGGCGCTGCTTTCCTCCTTCGTCGAGGAGATGAAGGCTTCTGGTTTTGTGGCCGATGCATTGAAGCGCCATCGCATCGAGGGCGCGATCGTTGCGCCGTAA
- a CDS encoding M1 family metallopeptidase — translation MKTLNTPVVHRLALTAVTLAALTACGGGGDSGGGASFGGSGLNAPSVATAPAADSGDTTKKTPDDGVPAAPDSAVAAVDRSARPMELPDTVWPVNYKLWFRPDAALKTFVGRADVEIDVLQPVDAIVVAAHDLNFARGRTTLRKVSKPGEAIPLIPTPQTRGDFVQLRLNDGQIAKGKYLLHMEWDGKIQFSDAEYCTPEVLAKNPLCSAASGIFKVGLSTPEGVSSDAIVTQGETNFARQWFPGWDEPAFRHTFEISAEVPGDWKTVSNGAQTEAVKLPDGYQRVAFEKTPSMPMYLAFFGGGKFDILADTFKNPLDGTDMALRWFTPPGRSDWAKFAMEWTKVSMDYYYKYTGISLPFKKFDTVAANDSYDNKPNTGFGGMENWGAIFEFADAVLTKPGDKPTLYSVTVVTHEVAHQWFGDLVTLDWWDNVWLNESFARWFERRTTIKFHPEYYSFSDYVLDKHNVIVADLKNTAVPVQRNLNDAGSFGFISPSIFVYNKGSHVLETIQNYIGEEAMQKGLQIYLKDYAYGNVTPTRLWTSLEKATNKKVSDIGDSLIRQTGVPLLTVDAQCAGDRTYVNITQESFPNQNQFPASTWTIPVTLAYGDAMEKRETFVMSNNATQVELPGCTAVLAGPTGQDYYVSNYSAPSWSNLLAKVQNFAGNKPLLLNIERDAFRLLGVGRITQAQYDQIKGVLNLPAPLLAKTQLSQQKMAAADAGGKEEYPHALRFQGKLPLRENQKR, via the coding sequence ATGAAAACACTGAATACACCTGTCGTTCATCGTCTGGCCCTCACGGCCGTGACCCTTGCCGCGCTGACGGCCTGCGGCGGCGGCGGAGACAGCGGCGGCGGCGCATCGTTCGGCGGCTCCGGCCTGAACGCGCCGTCGGTGGCCACGGCACCCGCGGCCGACAGCGGCGACACCACCAAGAAGACACCCGACGACGGCGTGCCCGCCGCACCCGACTCGGCAGTGGCCGCGGTCGATCGTTCGGCGCGGCCGATGGAGCTTCCCGACACGGTCTGGCCCGTCAACTACAAGCTGTGGTTCCGCCCCGATGCAGCGCTCAAGACCTTCGTGGGCCGCGCCGACGTGGAGATCGACGTGCTCCAGCCGGTCGACGCCATCGTCGTCGCCGCGCACGACCTCAACTTTGCGCGCGGACGCACCACGCTGCGCAAGGTGTCCAAGCCGGGCGAGGCGATCCCGCTGATTCCCACGCCGCAGACGCGCGGCGACTTCGTGCAGCTGCGCCTGAACGACGGCCAGATCGCCAAGGGCAAGTACCTGCTGCACATGGAGTGGGACGGCAAGATCCAGTTCTCCGATGCCGAGTACTGCACGCCGGAAGTGCTCGCGAAGAACCCGCTGTGCTCGGCCGCGTCGGGCATCTTCAAGGTGGGCCTCTCGACACCCGAGGGCGTGAGCAGCGACGCCATCGTGACGCAGGGCGAAACCAACTTCGCGCGCCAGTGGTTCCCGGGCTGGGACGAGCCGGCCTTTCGCCACACCTTCGAGATCTCGGCCGAGGTGCCGGGCGACTGGAAAACCGTGTCGAACGGCGCGCAGACCGAGGCCGTGAAACTGCCCGACGGCTACCAGCGCGTGGCCTTCGAGAAGACGCCCTCGATGCCGATGTACCTGGCCTTCTTCGGCGGCGGCAAGTTCGACATCCTGGCCGACACCTTCAAGAACCCGCTCGACGGCACCGACATGGCGCTGCGCTGGTTCACGCCGCCGGGCCGCTCCGACTGGGCCAAGTTCGCCATGGAGTGGACCAAGGTCTCGATGGACTACTACTACAAGTACACCGGCATCTCGCTGCCCTTCAAGAAGTTCGACACCGTGGCCGCCAACGACAGCTACGACAACAAGCCCAACACCGGCTTCGGCGGCATGGAGAACTGGGGCGCGATCTTCGAGTTTGCCGACGCGGTGCTCACCAAGCCCGGCGACAAGCCCACGCTGTACTCGGTGACCGTGGTCACGCACGAGGTGGCGCACCAGTGGTTCGGTGACCTGGTCACGCTCGACTGGTGGGACAACGTGTGGCTCAACGAGTCGTTTGCGCGCTGGTTCGAACGGCGCACCACCATCAAGTTCCACCCCGAGTACTACAGCTTCTCCGACTACGTGCTCGACAAGCACAACGTGATCGTGGCCGACCTGAAGAACACGGCGGTGCCGGTGCAGCGCAACCTGAACGACGCAGGCTCGTTCGGCTTCATCAGTCCGTCGATCTTCGTCTACAACAAGGGCAGCCACGTGCTGGAGACGATCCAGAACTACATCGGCGAAGAGGCGATGCAGAAGGGCCTGCAGATCTACCTGAAGGACTATGCGTATGGCAACGTCACGCCCACGCGCTTGTGGACCTCATTGGAAAAGGCCACCAACAAGAAGGTCAGCGACATCGGCGACAGCCTCATCCGCCAGACCGGCGTGCCGCTGCTCACGGTCGATGCGCAGTGCGCCGGCGACCGCACCTACGTCAACATCACGCAGGAGTCGTTCCCCAACCAGAACCAGTTCCCGGCCTCGACGTGGACCATTCCCGTCACGCTGGCGTACGGCGACGCGATGGAAAAGCGCGAGACCTTCGTGATGTCGAACAACGCCACGCAGGTCGAACTGCCGGGCTGCACCGCCGTGCTCGCCGGACCGACGGGGCAGGACTACTACGTGAGCAACTACAGCGCGCCGTCGTGGAGCAACCTGCTGGCCAAGGTGCAGAACTTCGCGGGCAACAAGCCCTTGCTGCTGAACATCGAGCGCGATGCCTTCCGCCTGCTGGGCGTGGGGCGCATCACGCAGGCGCAGTACGACCAGATCAAGGGCGTGCTCAACCTGCCGGCGCCGCTGCTCGCCAAGACACAGCTGAGCCAGCAGAAGATGGCGGCGGCGGACGCGGGCGGCAAGGAAGAGTACCCGCACGCACTGCGCTTCCAGGGCAAGCTGCCGCTGCGTGAGAACCAGAAGCGCTGA
- a CDS encoding MFS transporter has translation MQSKNFRWYGVITLFVIVAISYVDRINIAVLITDADFLKHVGLDPSDRVSQGLLATAFMLGYGISAFVLTPFCSALFGVRRSLIYGLILWGVVTWASPMFNSYGLLLASRVLLGVSEGPLFSLASSYIKAHFKSDENGKPNALVNMGTGLGLAVGYPLVGYLLTQFDWDSSFHVLGVLNIVLGIPLVLAFVRMPPGHGDGIKPSSLGDAMARVAGIVKGALHTRHLFLITLLTSAALAYLWGSSNWLPTYLREARGFSLREMGWIASLPQYATVLAVFTGGVLIDKLGRDRVPFIFMGASAGVALSVLLAINARDPYMAATCLVAANFFWGLQSPAIPSTVQHCSRAEHTASAFGVTNGVGSLVAGFMPALMGGVIAAVSHSGGAAHTTVTAASSAAGFFAGFALLIGTQVVVFACGFLLWWRERAQRTAAVSGSQLS, from the coding sequence ATGCAGAGCAAGAACTTCCGTTGGTACGGCGTCATCACGCTGTTCGTGATCGTGGCGATCTCTTACGTCGACCGCATCAACATCGCGGTGCTGATCACCGATGCGGACTTTCTGAAGCACGTCGGGCTCGACCCCTCCGACCGCGTGAGCCAGGGCCTCCTGGCCACGGCCTTCATGCTCGGCTACGGCATCTCGGCCTTCGTGCTCACGCCGTTCTGCTCGGCGCTGTTCGGCGTGCGGCGCAGCCTGATCTACGGCCTCATCCTGTGGGGCGTGGTGACCTGGGCCTCGCCGATGTTCAACAGCTACGGCCTGCTGCTGGCCTCGCGCGTGCTGCTCGGTGTGTCGGAGGGGCCGCTGTTTTCGCTGGCCTCGTCGTACATCAAGGCGCACTTCAAGAGCGACGAGAACGGCAAGCCCAACGCGCTGGTGAACATGGGCACGGGGCTGGGGCTGGCGGTGGGTTATCCGCTGGTGGGCTACCTGCTCACGCAGTTCGATTGGGACAGCTCGTTCCATGTGCTCGGCGTGCTCAACATCGTGCTGGGCATTCCACTGGTGCTGGCCTTCGTGCGCATGCCGCCGGGGCACGGCGACGGCATCAAGCCTTCGTCGCTCGGCGATGCGATGGCGCGCGTGGCGGGCATCGTGAAGGGCGCGCTGCACACGCGGCACCTGTTTCTCATCACGCTGCTGACGTCGGCGGCGCTGGCCTACCTCTGGGGCAGCAGCAACTGGCTGCCGACCTACCTGCGCGAAGCGCGCGGCTTCTCGCTGCGCGAGATGGGCTGGATCGCCTCGCTGCCGCAGTACGCGACGGTGCTCGCCGTGTTCACGGGCGGCGTGCTCATCGACAAGCTCGGGCGCGACCGCGTGCCCTTCATCTTCATGGGCGCGAGCGCGGGCGTGGCACTGTCGGTGCTGCTGGCCATCAACGCGCGCGACCCGTACATGGCCGCGACCTGCCTCGTGGCCGCCAACTTCTTCTGGGGCCTGCAGAGCCCGGCCATTCCAAGCACCGTGCAGCATTGCTCGCGTGCCGAGCACACGGCCAGCGCGTTCGGCGTGACCAACGGCGTGGGCAGCCTCGTGGCGGGCTTCATGCCGGCGCTCATGGGCGGCGTGATCGCCGCGGTGTCGCACAGCGGCGGTGCAGCACACACCACGGTGACAGCGGCCTCGTCGGCGGCGGGTTTCTTCGCGGGCTTTGCGCTGCTCATCGGCACGCAGGTGGTGGTGTTCGCGTGCGGCTTTCTGCTGTGGTGGCGCGAGCGCGCGCAACGCACCGCTGCAGTCTCTGGTTCACAGCTTTCGTAG
- a CDS encoding porin — MKKYLIAMAAATAAGGALAQSSVTLFGVVDASVIYTRGSGDGSAHKTQLGNSGNMFSRLGFRGTEDLGGGLSASFWLEMGLQNDSGTGFPSNSNNQASGNGTPGVMSFNRRSTVSLAGPFGEVRLGRDYVPAFWNTAIFDPFGTGGGIGANQIYFSGLGGLVAPTGTRASNSIGYFLPANLGGFYGQVMYAMGENDSTSVLPGTQVSNKRDGQHTGARFGYQSGGLNVAIATGRTRYVSGDLRVTNLGAAYTFGPSLMNLKLTSELYKESKGSTDAKGVLVGFQLPIGPGEIKASYARYKLEPLNAVREPTTSKLALGYVHNLSKRTAVYGTIARISNKNGATQALAGAITRPNRASSGVEFGMRHMF; from the coding sequence ATGAAAAAGTACTTGATCGCGATGGCTGCGGCCACCGCGGCTGGCGGAGCGCTGGCCCAATCTTCCGTCACGCTGTTCGGCGTGGTCGATGCCTCCGTGATCTACACGCGCGGCAGCGGCGACGGATCGGCCCACAAGACGCAGCTGGGCAACAGCGGCAACATGTTCAGCCGCCTCGGTTTCCGCGGCACCGAAGACCTCGGCGGCGGACTCTCGGCCAGCTTCTGGCTCGAGATGGGCCTGCAGAACGACAGCGGTACGGGCTTTCCGTCGAACTCGAACAACCAGGCCAGCGGCAACGGCACGCCCGGCGTGATGAGCTTCAACCGCCGCTCGACCGTGAGCCTGGCTGGGCCCTTCGGTGAAGTGCGCCTGGGCCGCGACTACGTGCCCGCCTTCTGGAACACCGCGATCTTCGATCCCTTCGGCACCGGCGGCGGCATCGGCGCCAACCAGATCTACTTCTCGGGCCTGGGCGGCCTCGTGGCGCCCACCGGCACGCGCGCGTCGAACAGCATCGGCTACTTCCTGCCGGCCAATCTCGGCGGCTTCTACGGCCAAGTGATGTACGCGATGGGCGAGAACGATTCGACCTCGGTGCTGCCCGGCACGCAGGTGTCGAACAAGCGCGACGGCCAGCACACGGGCGCACGCTTCGGCTACCAGAGCGGCGGCCTCAACGTGGCCATTGCCACCGGCCGCACGCGCTACGTGAGCGGCGACCTGCGCGTGACCAACCTCGGCGCGGCCTACACCTTCGGCCCCTCGCTCATGAACCTCAAGCTCACGAGCGAGCTGTACAAGGAATCGAAGGGCAGCACCGACGCCAAGGGCGTGCTGGTCGGCTTCCAGCTGCCCATCGGTCCGGGCGAAATCAAGGCCTCGTACGCGCGCTACAAGCTGGAGCCGCTCAACGCGGTGCGCGAGCCCACGACGTCGAAGCTGGCGCTGGGCTACGTGCACAACCTTTCGAAGCGCACGGCGGTGTACGGAACCATTGCCCGCATCAGCAACAAGAACGGCGCAACGCAGGCTTTGGCCGGCGCCATCACGCGGCCCAACCGCGCCTCCAGCGGCGTCGAGTTCGGCATGCGCCACATGTTCTAG
- a CDS encoding PDR/VanB family oxidoreductase — protein MSSPTLNALVHTMRYEADGIVSVEFRPATPTVDFPAFEAGSHIDLHLPNGLVRSYSLCNPSSDRQRYVVGVLNDRKSRGGSRYVHQQLRVGMTLPISAPRNNFKLEEGAERSVLVAGGIGVTPIWCMLQRLIAIGKPVEIVYCARTRKEAAFCDAIEALAAEKSVQLTWHFDDEKGAPPDLASLLAGKGATSHYYCCGPTPMLDAFEKSCEQLGYANAHIERFAAVHVEAPSATQTCVVQCAKSGKSVEVPPGKSILDSLIDAGLNPDHSCKEGVCGACETAVLEGEVDHHDGILTKIERASNKTMMICVSRCKGERLVLDI, from the coding sequence ATGTCTTCTCCCACGCTGAACGCCCTCGTGCACACCATGCGCTACGAGGCCGACGGCATCGTCAGCGTCGAGTTCCGGCCGGCCACGCCGACGGTGGACTTTCCCGCCTTCGAGGCCGGCTCCCACATCGACCTGCACCTGCCCAACGGGCTGGTGCGCAGCTACTCGCTGTGCAACCCCTCGAGCGACCGCCAGCGCTACGTGGTGGGCGTGCTCAACGACCGCAAGAGCCGCGGCGGCTCGCGCTACGTGCACCAGCAATTGCGCGTGGGCATGACGCTGCCGATCTCGGCGCCGCGCAACAACTTCAAGCTGGAAGAGGGCGCCGAACGCTCGGTGCTCGTGGCCGGCGGCATCGGCGTGACGCCCATCTGGTGCATGCTGCAGCGGCTCATTGCCATCGGCAAACCGGTCGAAATCGTCTACTGCGCACGCACCCGCAAGGAGGCCGCCTTCTGCGATGCCATCGAGGCGCTGGCCGCCGAAAAATCGGTGCAGCTCACCTGGCACTTCGACGACGAGAAGGGTGCTCCGCCCGACCTCGCATCGCTGCTGGCCGGCAAGGGCGCCACCAGCCATTACTACTGCTGCGGCCCCACGCCGATGCTCGACGCCTTTGAAAAGAGCTGCGAGCAACTGGGCTACGCCAACGCACACATCGAGCGCTTCGCCGCCGTGCATGTGGAGGCGCCCAGCGCCACACAGACCTGCGTGGTGCAGTGCGCCAAGAGCGGCAAGAGTGTCGAGGTGCCCCCGGGCAAATCGATTCTCGACAGCCTGATCGACGCTGGCCTCAACCCCGACCACAGCTGCAAGGAAGGCGTCTGCGGCGCCTGCGAAACAGCGGTGCTCGAGGGCGAAGTCGATCACCACGACGGCATCCTCACCAAGATCGAACGTGCGTCCAACAAGACCATGATGATCTGCGTCTCTCGCTGCAAGGGCGAGCGGCTGGTGCTGGATATCTGA
- a CDS encoding aromatic ring-hydroxylating oxygenase subunit alpha codes for MTIAIHPVPADPVDHLLEIGLKDLWYPICPSHFIKENPISLRRLGRKIALWRDGEGVLHALEDRCPHRGAPLSQGVILGDRLSCPYHGVEVRHDGVVTRVPGSPGCKLEGSRATRHFHVQERAGAVFLYNSKEPVDVPPPLVLPEQLTDEAEYSNFLCYTEWKGDYRYVLDNVMDPMHGTYLHKQSHSMAEGDSSAKFGVRPTDIGFVFEKEGQRNVNFDWTEWADTGIHWMRLEIPYPKTGGPGGNFIIIGAFSPMANGMTATFFWRARKLSPGWERDTWRFLYKNRLEARHWHVLEQDRVMLEEMEADANQHENLYQHDLGIVRLRRHMRNLAQAQLAEAEAATA; via the coding sequence ATGACCATCGCCATCCATCCCGTTCCCGCTGACCCGGTCGACCATCTGTTGGAGATCGGCCTGAAAGACCTCTGGTACCCGATCTGCCCTTCGCACTTCATCAAGGAGAACCCCATCTCCCTGCGCCGCCTCGGCCGCAAGATCGCGCTGTGGCGCGACGGCGAAGGCGTGCTGCACGCACTGGAAGACCGCTGCCCGCACCGCGGCGCGCCGCTGTCGCAGGGCGTGATCCTGGGCGACCGCCTCTCGTGCCCGTACCACGGCGTTGAAGTTCGCCACGACGGCGTGGTCACGCGCGTGCCCGGCAGCCCGGGCTGCAAGCTCGAAGGCTCGCGCGCCACGCGCCACTTCCATGTGCAGGAGCGCGCGGGCGCCGTGTTCCTCTACAACTCGAAAGAGCCGGTCGACGTGCCGCCGCCGCTGGTGCTGCCCGAGCAGCTGACCGATGAAGCGGAGTATTCCAACTTCCTGTGCTACACCGAGTGGAAGGGCGACTACCGCTACGTGCTGGACAACGTGATGGACCCGATGCACGGCACGTACCTGCACAAGCAGTCGCACTCGATGGCCGAGGGCGACTCGAGCGCCAAGTTCGGCGTTCGCCCGACCGACATCGGCTTCGTGTTCGAGAAGGAAGGCCAGCGCAACGTCAACTTCGACTGGACCGAGTGGGCCGACACCGGCATCCACTGGATGCGCCTGGAGATTCCGTACCCGAAGACCGGCGGCCCCGGCGGCAACTTCATCATCATCGGCGCCTTCTCGCCGATGGCCAACGGCATGACGGCCACCTTCTTCTGGCGCGCACGCAAGCTGTCGCCGGGCTGGGAGCGCGACACCTGGCGCTTCTTGTACAAGAACCGCCTCGAGGCGCGCCACTGGCACGTGCTGGAGCAAGACCGCGTGATGCTCGAAGAGATGGAAGCCGACGCCAACCAGCACGAGAACCTGTACCAGCACGACCTGGGCATCGTCCGCCTGCGCCGGCACATGCGCAACCTGGCCCAAGCGCAGCTGGCCGAAGCCGAGGCCGCCACGGCCTGA
- a CDS encoding recombinase-like helix-turn-helix domain-containing protein — MQQDRYLQPHQARQRPATTYEDLLGDVIERAYGDGIHDLPGLVQRLNDSGLATPGGLAWTEALYRKEMATLAA, encoded by the coding sequence ATGCAACAAGACCGCTATCTCCAACCGCACCAGGCGCGCCAGCGCCCCGCGACCACCTACGAAGACCTGCTGGGCGACGTGATCGAACGCGCCTATGGCGACGGCATCCATGACCTGCCGGGCCTCGTGCAGCGCCTGAACGACAGCGGCCTGGCCACGCCGGGCGGCCTCGCATGGACCGAGGCGCTGTACCGCAAGGAAATGGCCACGCTGGCCGCCTGA
- a CDS encoding FAD-dependent monooxygenase yields MHTSESTIGIVGAGIGGLVTAIALRRAGHDVVVFEQARQFARVGADINLTPNAVRALDGLGVGDAARVTAARPSHRISRTYDSGEETSRLEMADSAEQRYGAPQLTIHRADLLAALADMFPAERVALGKRAETIAADDQGVTLSFSDGTSARVGVLIGADGIHSGVRTAMFGAESPRFTGIVAYRAVVPAERVAGVPNLGAFTKWWGPNPQSQIVTFPLNRGKDIFIFATTPQDTWHLESWTAPGSVDELREQYVAYHPEARALLDACDTVLKTALYERDPMPAWAQGRMALLGDAAHPMLPFMAQGAGMAIEDAVVLSRHLDGVAMADIPAALQGYQTARIERASQVQLGSRGNNWLREGGNADWVYAYDAWAVPLGVPAQGAVAASAAATA; encoded by the coding sequence ATGCACACAAGCGAATCCACCATCGGCATCGTCGGTGCCGGCATCGGCGGCCTGGTCACCGCCATTGCACTGCGCCGTGCCGGGCACGACGTGGTCGTGTTCGAACAGGCCAGGCAGTTCGCCCGCGTTGGCGCCGACATCAACCTCACGCCGAACGCCGTGCGCGCACTCGACGGCCTGGGCGTGGGCGACGCCGCCCGCGTAACAGCGGCGCGCCCGTCGCACCGCATCAGCCGCACCTACGACAGCGGCGAAGAAACCTCGCGCCTCGAAATGGCCGACTCGGCCGAACAGCGCTACGGCGCGCCGCAGCTCACCATCCACCGCGCCGACCTGCTGGCCGCGCTGGCCGACATGTTCCCCGCCGAACGCGTGGCGCTCGGCAAGCGCGCCGAGACCATCGCAGCCGACGACCAGGGCGTGACCCTGTCGTTCAGCGACGGCACCAGCGCCCGCGTGGGCGTGCTCATTGGTGCCGACGGCATCCACTCGGGCGTGCGCACCGCGATGTTCGGCGCCGAGAGCCCGCGCTTCACCGGCATCGTCGCCTACCGCGCCGTGGTGCCCGCCGAGCGCGTGGCCGGCGTGCCCAACCTGGGCGCCTTCACCAAGTGGTGGGGCCCGAACCCGCAAAGCCAGATCGTCACCTTCCCGCTGAACCGCGGCAAGGACATCTTTATCTTCGCCACCACGCCGCAGGACACCTGGCACCTCGAGTCGTGGACCGCGCCGGGCAGCGTCGACGAGCTGCGCGAGCAGTACGTGGCCTACCATCCCGAGGCGCGCGCGCTGCTCGATGCCTGCGACACCGTGCTGAAGACCGCGCTGTACGAGCGCGATCCCATGCCCGCCTGGGCGCAGGGCCGCATGGCGCTGCTGGGTGATGCCGCGCACCCGATGCTGCCCTTCATGGCGCAGGGCGCCGGCATGGCGATCGAAGACGCCGTGGTGCTGTCGCGCCACCTCGACGGCGTGGCCATGGCCGACATTCCCGCCGCGCTGCAGGGCTACCAGACCGCCCGCATCGAGCGCGCCAGCCAGGTGCAGCTTGGCTCGCGCGGCAACAACTGGCTGCGCGAAGGCGGCAACGCCGACTGGGTGTACGCCTACGACGCCTGGGCCGTGCCGCTGGGCGTGCCGGCGCAGGGTGCCGTCGCTGCCTCTGCTGCTGCCACCGCCTGA
- a CDS encoding Bug family tripartite tricarboxylate transporter substrate binding protein — translation MQRRLSFSLMAAAALAIALPAHAQSDAHKQLSSDRFTIVSPFPPGGPVDTLARVLSDGLAKRYGQAAVVENLVGAAGNIGIDKVKRAKGDGHTLLVVPAGNLTINPTLMPNFPFNIEKDFVPVTMLAKAPNVLVAAPASGIKSAKELVAMAKAKPNTLSYASPGVGSGLHLAGELFKQQAGIDLLHVPYKGTAPALNDVLGGSVPLMFSNLPATMPFIKNGKLIALGVTEAKRSPAAPDIPTLAEQGIQGVAVTSWYGLLAPKGTPPAVVEQLAKDAAEMLAQPDVRERLKAQGMTDAAMKPAEFATHIRDETAVWARIIKARNIVAE, via the coding sequence ATGCAACGACGTCTTTCTTTCTCCCTGATGGCGGCCGCCGCACTGGCCATCGCCTTGCCCGCGCACGCACAGAGCGACGCGCACAAGCAGCTGTCGAGCGACCGCTTCACCATCGTCTCGCCGTTCCCGCCCGGCGGCCCGGTCGACACGCTGGCCCGCGTGCTGTCCGACGGCCTGGCCAAGCGCTACGGCCAGGCGGCCGTGGTCGAGAACCTTGTCGGCGCGGCCGGCAACATCGGCATCGACAAGGTCAAGCGCGCCAAGGGCGACGGCCACACGCTGCTCGTGGTGCCGGCCGGCAACCTCACGATCAACCCGACGCTGATGCCGAACTTTCCGTTCAACATCGAAAAAGACTTCGTGCCCGTCACCATGCTCGCCAAGGCGCCCAACGTGCTGGTGGCCGCGCCGGCCTCGGGCATCAAGAGCGCGAAGGAGCTGGTGGCCATGGCCAAGGCCAAGCCCAACACGCTGTCGTACGCCTCGCCCGGCGTGGGCAGCGGCCTGCACCTGGCGGGCGAGCTGTTCAAGCAGCAGGCCGGCATCGACCTGCTGCACGTGCCCTACAAGGGCACGGCGCCCGCGCTCAACGACGTGCTCGGCGGCTCGGTGCCGCTGATGTTCAGCAACCTGCCCGCGACCATGCCCTTCATCAAGAACGGCAAGCTCATCGCGCTGGGCGTGACCGAGGCCAAGCGCAGCCCCGCCGCACCCGACATTCCCACGCTGGCGGAGCAGGGCATCCAGGGCGTGGCCGTGACCTCGTGGTACGGCCTGCTGGCCCCCAAGGGCACGCCGCCCGCCGTCGTCGAGCAACTCGCAAAAGACGCGGCCGAGATGCTGGCACAGCCCGATGTGCGCGAACGCCTGAAGGCGCAAGGCATGACCGACGCGGCCATGAAGCCCGCCGAGTTCGCCACCCACATCCGCGATGAGACGGCCGTCTGGGCCCGGATCATCAAGGCCCGCAACATCGTGGCCGAGTAA